One genomic window of Puniceibacterium sp. IMCC21224 includes the following:
- a CDS encoding amidohydrolase family protein, giving the protein MIIDCHGHFTTAPKELRKYRDAQVASYEAGQTDGFADLRDFSDEELFKDLQGEQMKLQAQRGIDMALFSPIAGLMGHHLGNEAMSRHWTTTCNNLIDRVARAFPKNFAPVCQLPQSPGVRPDNCIEELERCVLEMGFVGCNLNPDPAGGYWTDPPLTDEWWYPLYERIEALDVPAMIHVSGSCNPNFHHTGAHYINGDTTAFMQLLQSDLFATFPNLRFIIPHGGGAVPYHWGRYRGLAQDMGRPPLSELLLKNVYFDTCVYHQPGVNLLSEVIPVENILFGSEMVGAVRGIDPETGHYFDDTKRYVDGLGLSAEDQLKIFEGNARRVFPRLDARLKAMAN; this is encoded by the coding sequence ATGATCATCGACTGCCACGGCCATTTCACCACTGCCCCGAAAGAATTGCGCAAATATCGCGATGCCCAGGTTGCGTCATACGAGGCGGGGCAAACGGATGGCTTTGCGGACCTGCGCGACTTTTCCGATGAGGAATTGTTCAAGGATCTTCAGGGCGAACAGATGAAGCTGCAGGCACAGCGCGGGATCGACATGGCGCTGTTTTCGCCGATTGCCGGGCTGATGGGCCACCATCTGGGCAACGAGGCGATGAGCCGCCACTGGACCACCACCTGCAACAACCTGATCGACCGCGTCGCCCGCGCCTTTCCGAAAAACTTTGCCCCCGTCTGCCAGTTGCCGCAATCGCCCGGCGTCCGCCCCGATAACTGTATCGAGGAACTGGAACGCTGCGTGCTGGAAATGGGCTTTGTCGGTTGCAACCTGAACCCCGATCCGGCGGGCGGCTACTGGACCGATCCGCCGCTGACCGATGAATGGTGGTATCCGCTCTACGAACGGATCGAAGCGCTGGACGTGCCCGCGATGATCCACGTCTCGGGCTCGTGCAACCCCAACTTCCACCACACCGGGGCACATTACATCAACGGCGACACGACCGCCTTCATGCAATTGTTGCAGTCGGACCTGTTCGCGACCTTCCCCAACCTGCGGTTTATCATCCCGCATGGTGGCGGCGCCGTGCCCTATCACTGGGGCCGCTATCGCGGTCTGGCACAGGACATGGGCCGCCCGCCGCTGTCGGAACTGCTGCTCAAGAACGTGTATTTCGACACCTGCGTCTATCACCAGCCCGGCGTGAACCTGCTGTCCGAGGTGATCCCGGTGGAAAACATCCTGTTCGGGTCGGAAATGGTCGGCGCGGTGCGCGGCATTGATCCCGAGACGGGTCACTATTTTGATGATACCAAACGCTACGTGGACGGGCTGGGCCTGAGCGCGGAAGACCAGCTCAAGATTTTCGAAGGCAATGCCCGGCGGGTGTTTCCGCGCCTCGATGCGCGTCTCAAGGCAATGGCAAACTGA
- a CDS encoding thiamine pyrophosphate-binding protein — MIKRTAARILVDQLVIQGVDTIFCVPGESFLAVLDALVDAPQIRLVTCRHEGAASMMAEAHGKLTGRPGVVFASRGPGTTNASSGLHVAIQDSTPYILFIGQNPRDVMEREAFQEVDYRRMLATQAKLVVQVDDAARMSEFVTRAFQVAISGRPGPVVVALPEDMLTDEAVTIDGKRCEVPEGDPAPATLDKIRVALDTAERPLLMVGGGDWSLAEADDLRRFVEATGLPCCATFRRQDKLSNDHPSYIGEIGLGANPKLLARVAQADLLLVLGARLGDIGTDGYGIMTAPRPAQKLIHIYPAADEFSHVYQPDLAVVARPGRCAQALAGIAQVDGSRWADWTRSARADFEAWTAPRKTVGAMQMCEVMTWLDATQPDDTIYTNGAGNFSVWLHRFHRYRQLGTQVAPVCGSMGYGLPAAISAKLHKPDARVICFAGDGDFQMVLAELATAVENDAAVIVLILNNGILGTIRMHQERTYPGRVSGTTLKNGNPDFVKLAQAYGAYGERVETADAFPDAFARAVAAGVPAVLDLVIDPETITPAASLTELRENALKSR, encoded by the coding sequence ATGATCAAGCGCACCGCCGCCCGTATCCTTGTCGACCAGCTGGTGATCCAGGGCGTCGATACAATCTTCTGTGTTCCGGGCGAAAGCTTTCTTGCCGTCCTCGACGCGCTGGTCGATGCGCCGCAGATCCGGCTGGTGACCTGCCGCCACGAAGGTGCCGCGTCGATGATGGCCGAGGCGCATGGCAAGCTGACCGGGCGGCCCGGCGTGGTCTTTGCCTCGCGCGGGCCGGGCACCACCAATGCCAGTTCCGGCCTGCATGTCGCGATCCAGGATTCGACGCCCTACATCCTCTTCATCGGCCAGAACCCCCGCGACGTGATGGAGCGTGAGGCGTTCCAGGAGGTCGATTACCGCCGGATGCTGGCCACCCAGGCCAAGCTGGTGGTGCAGGTCGACGATGCCGCAAGGATGAGCGAATTTGTCACCCGCGCGTTTCAGGTGGCCATTTCCGGGCGTCCCGGCCCGGTGGTCGTGGCCCTGCCCGAGGATATGCTGACCGACGAGGCGGTCACCATCGACGGCAAGCGCTGCGAAGTGCCCGAAGGCGACCCCGCCCCGGCAACACTGGACAAGATCCGCGTGGCACTGGACACCGCCGAACGCCCGCTGCTGATGGTCGGCGGCGGCGACTGGTCGCTGGCCGAGGCCGACGATCTGCGCCGCTTTGTCGAGGCGACCGGCCTGCCCTGCTGCGCCACCTTCCGGCGTCAGGACAAGCTGAGCAACGATCACCCCAGCTACATTGGTGAAATCGGCCTTGGCGCCAACCCGAAACTGCTGGCGCGGGTGGCGCAGGCCGATCTGTTGCTGGTCCTTGGTGCCCGTCTTGGTGATATCGGCACCGACGGTTACGGGATCATGACCGCGCCCCGCCCGGCGCAAAAGTTGATCCATATCTACCCCGCCGCCGACGAATTTTCGCACGTCTACCAGCCCGATCTGGCCGTGGTCGCACGTCCCGGCCGCTGTGCGCAGGCACTGGCCGGCATTGCGCAGGTGGACGGGTCCCGCTGGGCCGACTGGACCCGTTCCGCGCGCGCCGACTTCGAGGCATGGACCGCCCCGCGCAAGACCGTCGGCGCGATGCAGATGTGCGAGGTCATGACATGGCTCGACGCGACGCAGCCCGACGACACCATCTACACCAACGGTGCCGGCAACTTTTCGGTCTGGCTGCACCGCTTTCACCGCTACCGGCAACTGGGCACCCAGGTGGCGCCGGTCTGCGGCTCGATGGGCTACGGCCTGCCTGCCGCAATCTCGGCCAAGCTGCACAAGCCTGACGCCCGGGTGATCTGCTTTGCAGGGGACGGCGATTTCCAGATGGTGCTGGCGGAACTGGCCACGGCGGTCGAAAACGACGCCGCCGTGATCGTTCTGATCCTCAACAACGGCATTCTCGGCACGATCCGGATGCATCAGGAACGCACCTATCCCGGGCGCGTCAGCGGCACCACGCTCAAGAACGGCAACCCGGATTTTGTCAAGCTGGCGCAGGCTTACGGCGCCTATGGCGAACGGGTCGAAACCGCCGATGCCTTTCCCGACGCCTTTGCCCGGGCGGTCGCCGCAGGCGTTCCGGCGGTGCTGGATCTGGTGATCGACCCCGAGACCATCACGCCCGCCGCCTCGCTCACCGAACTTCGGGAAAACGCTCTGAAATCACGCTGA